The segment CCATATTCTAAAGCGACCATGTACAAAAGTTTGACGGCCATAATAACCTGGCAATTTGTGCCATTGTACGCCCGTTTTCACTACACACACAACACCACTTAAAACTATTTTTGGGGCTTTTAATGGTCTTCACACTTTAGATTTTTTTTCTGGAATAATATTTATGATTTCATTCCACATATTTTCTGATATCCTAAACAAAAAAGATGCTCTATTTATTTAATTTTCGGATAAACTCTAATATTGTAATTAACCCCTGAAAGATTTTAAGCATGCTTAATAATATTTGCATTACAGCTAAAATAAATCCTGATCTTGATGGTGTAGCCTGTGCTTTCGGCTATGCAGACTTATTAAGTAAGCAGCACATAAAAGCCGAGCCCTGTGTCTTTGGCATACCCCAATCTGAGGTCCAATATTTTATAAAAGAACAGAATATTTTAATAAACATTTCTGATGATAATAATATTTTTTCGCAATGGGATAAATTTATTCTTGTTGATGCTTCATCCATGAAGGGTATGCCCCATGTCGTTAAATCTGAATTGGTGGAAGAAGTAATTGATCATAGAGTAAGTGAACCTGAAAAAGAATTTCCTAATGCCAAAATACAAAATGAATTAGTTGGAGCAGCAGCTACGCTTATTGTAGAACGTTTTATGAAAGCAAATATCTTGCCAGAATATAAAAGTGCACAATTATTGTATGGAGCTATTTTTCATAATACTTTAAATTTTATTACCGCTAATTCAACCGAGCGAG is part of the Candidatus Dependentiae bacterium genome and harbors:
- a CDS encoding DHH family phosphoesterase, giving the protein MLNNICITAKINPDLDGVACAFGYADLLSKQHIKAEPCVFGIPQSEVQYFIKEQNILINISDDNNIFSQWDKFILVDASSMKGMPHVVKSELVEEVIDHRVSEPEKEFPNAKIQNELVGAAATLIVERFMKANILPEYKSAQLLYGAIFHNTLNFITANSTERDKKATQFLELNFGLSRSLIQSMFDYASKEIIDNLHDAIINDAKQFKGFNFYQLVMSNVEYKKLEKTISKIIVQEDTKYPCQWSILNVVDVNKKVSYLYVPSQIGQTIVSQNLECKFIDSWANIPAALRKEIMPKIDL